In a genomic window of Nostoc sp. UHCC 0870:
- a CDS encoding ABC transporter transmembrane domain-containing protein — protein MISTKKRKHWKLLWQLMRYTPKLYTIDFCFWILIMGLPALPGLIIREFFNSLTNEAKFALSPLALIALFLALNLGQITALFAGRITKTQYRFTMRSLLRHNLLDSLFKNPTAQPMVVNKEAETNISQGEIISYFRDDAEQIEENVALFSQVVGQGIFAVICLVILLNINLQMTMFVFLPLVGMIVIVRQAETRIKQYRKASRQATEKVTGILGEIFASVQAIKVAGAEENVLNYFRTLNDKRRQMMIKDSL, from the coding sequence ATGATATCAACAAAAAAGCGCAAGCATTGGAAATTATTATGGCAACTTATGCGCTACACGCCAAAATTATACACAATTGATTTCTGCTTCTGGATTTTAATTATGGGTTTGCCAGCCCTCCCCGGCTTAATTATTCGAGAATTTTTCAACAGTTTGACTAATGAGGCAAAATTTGCATTATCACCTCTAGCTTTAATTGCGTTATTCCTAGCACTGAATTTAGGACAAATTACAGCTTTATTTGCTGGGCGTATTACCAAAACGCAGTACCGTTTTACTATGCGGTCATTACTGCGACATAATTTGCTAGACAGCCTTTTCAAGAATCCCACAGCACAGCCAATGGTAGTTAATAAAGAGGCTGAAACGAATATATCTCAGGGTGAAATAATCAGTTATTTTCGTGATGATGCTGAACAAATAGAAGAAAATGTGGCATTATTCTCACAAGTTGTAGGACAAGGAATATTTGCTGTTATTTGTTTAGTAATTTTATTAAATATCAATTTACAGATGACAATGTTTGTATTTCTGCCTTTAGTAGGGATGATAGTAATTGTTCGCCAAGCAGAAACTCGGATTAAACAGTATAGAAAAGCCAGCCGCCAAGCTACTGAAAAAGTGACAGGGATTTTAGGTGAAATATTTGCTTCAGTTCAAGCGATTAAAGTCGCTGGTGCAGAAGAAAATGTCCTCAATTATTTTCGTACTCTGAATGACAAACGCCGCCAGATGATGATTAAGGATAGTTTATAG
- a CDS encoding ABC transporter substrate-binding protein, whose translation MNNAPNLETGSKPQQYCAVDVTHTEIKLTQLAKRIVCLTATGLDILVELGLEPVGYLSQGIASRPEFYGESSQQFMSVGSWMMPNFSAIQNTQPDLIIGWVFPHRFYRWWWRNTAPIYLMGGSGFDATLRRLRDIAQLTGRMAEAEAAIMRIEAKIQAYRLAIPEHERKIVLMMGGSTLNCLSQKFIIETDAGTFGSVIKQLAQYPWSEPMTKNHEPGFTSLSLKEILQVNPDIIFVQTYPPSPVPLSQQLAKNPLWRQLKSVQNHQVYEVDQFWHSGNGTRMLGLILDQLMPMVYPQLILS comes from the coding sequence ATGAACAATGCACCAAACCTAGAAACAGGATCTAAACCACAGCAATATTGTGCTGTTGATGTCACACATACCGAAATTAAGTTAACGCAATTAGCAAAGCGAATTGTCTGTTTAACTGCAACCGGTCTTGATATCTTAGTTGAACTTGGTTTAGAACCTGTTGGCTATCTCTCTCAAGGAATAGCCTCCAGACCAGAATTTTATGGGGAAAGCTCACAACAATTCATGTCTGTAGGGTCTTGGATGATGCCAAATTTTTCAGCTATTCAAAATACTCAGCCTGATCTGATCATCGGCTGGGTATTTCCCCATCGGTTTTATCGCTGGTGGTGGCGAAATACTGCCCCTATATATCTCATGGGTGGTAGTGGATTTGATGCAACTTTACGCAGATTACGTGACATTGCCCAATTAACAGGGCGTATGGCTGAAGCTGAAGCAGCTATCATGCGGATTGAAGCTAAAATTCAGGCTTATCGTCTTGCTATCCCAGAACATGAGCGTAAAATTGTGTTGATGATGGGTGGTTCTACTCTTAACTGTCTCAGCCAAAAGTTCATCATTGAGACAGACGCAGGGACTTTTGGTAGTGTGATTAAACAACTAGCTCAATATCCTTGGTCTGAGCCTATGACCAAAAATCATGAGCCAGGTTTCACAAGTTTATCACTTAAAGAAATTCTCCAAGTTAATCCAGATATTATCTTTGTGCAGACTTATCCACCTTCACCAGTTCCACTATCTCAGCAGTTAGCTAAGAACCCCCTTTGGAGACAGCTAAAATCAGTGCAGAATCATCAAGTGTATGAGGTGGATCAATTTTGGCATTCTGGTAATGGAACTCGAATGCTGGGTTTAATTCTCGATCAGTTAATGCCAATGGTTTATCCCCAATTAATCCTCTCATGA